In Pocillopora verrucosa isolate sample1 chromosome 13, ASM3666991v2, whole genome shotgun sequence, one genomic interval encodes:
- the LOC136277647 gene encoding protein sidekick-1-like produces MILDNLKKFTFYSIQVRAFTTEGYGPENSLKARTGQDVPSKPPQSITTESHVTLTTIPVAWKPIVPDHINGILLGYKIRYQAVEIGEESVEDKPIREQIVNSSTLSLVLTNLEIFILYRIDVVGFTIMGDGPPATDYAGLSRSRRNGDNM; encoded by the exons ATGATTCTTgataatttaaagaaatttactttCTACTCTATTCAAGTTCGTGCCTTCACAACTGAGGGATATGGACCTGAAAACAGTCTTAAAGCACGAACGGGTCAAGACG TCCCTAGTAAACCTCCACAGAGTATAACTACTGAAAGTCATGTAACATTGACAACCATTCCAGTTGCCTGGAAACCAATCGTTCCAGATCATATCAATGGCATATTGCTTGGTTACAAGATTAGGTACCAGGCCGTTGAGATTGGCGAGGAGTCAGTTGAAGACAAACCTATTAGGGAGCAGATAGTGAATTCCTCTACTTTGTCTCTGGTGCTGACAAATCTTGAGATTTTTATCTTGTACCGGATTGATGTTGTGGGATTTACGATCATGGGCGACGGCCCGCCGGCCACGGATTATGCAGGTTTGTCACGTTCTCGACGAAATGGTGATAATATGTGA
- the LOC131772252 gene encoding uncharacterized protein: MNLNGFNVSAMFPSLRALRSGIENPTDFFFPVYGFKDQTHFAKQFGYQGIVESPGMAFIVNTNSQDNMPNAVLVNIASCWPAVMLALVITYLAGLVVWFVESETNPQDFPPSFIEGAYESFYWSFVSMTTVGYGDRAPITIIGRILAIVVILSGLIIFGIVNGAMATAITSVTMETDYKIYGTKVAAIEGSPEYRMGVRKNANMDKEREYHTFDDIYEALHERHVIGALIDTYSAGNNKDLFEQEHLRVNKILDYSATYGVVMGVEARKLRRCFKRYTERIFASKISHHIQKNTEQLKEPAEPLSMERSTGIFDSHSTVFQKTMYITIIWLTSFLFCGIIWEIIQRCRTRAKVTSHDSRQELRTELKGMVESFNENIRTIKKELASRHTRERKELLTSIEKQRGRKYLSSVELSELDNPYFEPEPDEQVSPKDKLDELVFSNDTPDKAELCCDERNEEHLPSNKYQTNC, translated from the exons ATGAATTTAAATGGGTTCAATGTGTCAGCAATGTTCCCGAGTCTACGTGCACTACGGAGCGGTATAGAAAATCCCACAGACTTTTTCTTTCCGGTGTACGGCTTTAAAGACCAGACACATTTTGCCAAACAGTTTGGTTACCAAGGAATAGTTGAATCACCTGGAATGGCGTTCATAGTTAACACAAACTCCCAGGATAATATGCCCAATGCTGTCCTGGTAAACATAGCGTCCTGTTGGCCAGCGGTGATGTTAGCTTTGGTTATCACGTACTTGGCAGGGCTGGTCGTATGGTTTGTG GAGTCGGAGACCAATCCCCAAGACTTTCCACCATCGTTTATAGAGGGAGCGTATGAGTCGTTTTACTGGTCATTTGTATCCATGACAACTGTTGG ATACGGCGATCGAGCACCAATAACCATCATAGGAAGAATCCTGGCTATAGTTGTCATTTTGTCCGGTTTAATAATCTTTGGAATTGTGAATGGCGCCATGGCAACAGCCATTACAAGTGTTACAATGGAAACAGATTACAAAATCTACGGAACTAAG GTAGCAGCAATTGAGGGTTCTCCTGAATATCGAATGGGAGTAAGGAAAAATGCTAACATGGACAAAG AACGCGAATACCACACGTTCGACGATATCTACGAAGCCCTACATGAACGACACGTTATTGGGGCCTTAATAGATACATACAGTGCTGGAAACAACAAGGATTTGTTTGAACAGGAACATCTACGAGTGAATAAGATCCTGGATTACTCGGCTACCTATGGGGTTGTAATGGGAGTGGAAGCCCGAAAACTCAGACGCTGTTTCAAACGGTACACTGAAAGGATATTCGCTAGTAAGATTTCACATCATATTCAAAAGAATACAGAACAGCTCAAG gaGCCCGCTGAACCGCTCTCCATGGAAAGATCAACCGGGATATTTGACAGTCACAGCACGGTGTTTCAAAAGACTATGTACATAACTATTATATGGTTAACATCGTTCCTGTTTTGTGGCATTATCTGGGAAATTATTCAACGCTGCAGAACAAGAGCAAAAGTTACATCACATG ATTCACGACAAGAGCTAAGGACCGAGTTGAAAGGAATGGTCgaaagttttaatgaaaacattcgaacaattaaaaaagaactgGCATCACGACatacaagagaaagaaaagaactcCTGACAAGTATAGAGAAGCAGCGAGGCAGGAAATATCTTTCGTCAGTTGAACTTTCAGAGCTGGACAACCCTTACTTTGAACCAGAACCTGACGAACAGGTATCACCCAAGGATAAACTTGATGAGTTGGTGTTTTCCAACGATACACCAGACAAAGCGGAACTTTGCTGCGATGAACGTAACGAGGAGCATTTGCCAAGCAATAAATATCAAACCAATTGCTGA
- the LOC131772240 gene encoding EGF-like repeat and discoidin I-like domain-containing protein 3, translating into MEDHNITESQITASSLQNGATNARLNFKPTNLLATGAWCAAPDDTSQPWLQIDFQDKVTLSQVAIQGRFYDGSAVSSSFFHWVEKYSLNYSLDGMYFKAYKQFDDVKIFQGNWDSNTVVFNSITPVIYTRYIRILPKSWEGNPCIRAEFFTCHKEITLEKVNVTSSVASSTGVGLQWKPPDTLKLGEHKALTTRLTRP; encoded by the exons ATGGAAGACCATAACATAACAGAGTCACAAATAACTGCATCCTCTCTACAAAATGGTGCAACCAACGCTCGACTGAATTTCAAACCAACGAATCTACTCGCCACTGGAGCCTGGTGTGCTGCCCCGGATGATACAAGCCAACCGTGGCTTCAAATTGACTTTCAAGACAAAGTTACTTTAAGCCAAGTAGCTATTCAAGGCAGATTTTATGATGGCAGCGCAGTTAGTAGCAGTTTCTTTCACTGGGTGGAAAAGTACTCATTGAATTACAGCCTCGATGGAATGTATTTCAAAGCTTATAAACAGTTTGATGATGTTAAG ATATTTCAAGGTAACTGGGATAGCAACACCGTAGTTTTTAACTCCATAACACCAGTGATCTACACGCGGTATATTCGTATTTTGCCAAAATCGTGGGAAGGGAACCCATGCATAAGAGCTGAGTTCTTTACCTGTCATAAAG AAATCACGCTAGAAAAAGTTAATGTAACGTCCTCTGTTGCGAGCTCAACCGGTGTCGGTCTCCAATGGAAGCCACCGGATACACTAAAGTTGGGTGAACAT AAAGCTTTAACTACACGGTTAACTCGTCCATGA
- the LOC131772239 gene encoding cell adhesion molecule DSCAM, with protein sequence MVKAILQITPGRPCLSTLLTTESYSTYTVTVLAFTVKDGVPTLAANFTTAQDVPDHPPTNVTAFNTSSTSINVTWQPIPPDHTHGIILTYQVKYWRHDKPNDNVSNVTVNSTELQVELKGLGKYKEYSIQVAGSTVVGLGNYSEAVFVRTEQDVPDEPPVNIRAKGIEPTSLKVHWSPVPYETINGIGIGYKLILIHINGTILRNFTLNISALTIDITDLEIWTNYTIKMTAFTVMGDGPWSDFIKEDTDEEGKPAAHHLNQA encoded by the exons ATGGTAAAAGCAATTCTCCAAATCACACCTGGACGACCTTGCTTATCAACGCTACTCACAACAG AAAGTTACTCAACTTACACAGTCACGGTGTTGGCATTCACTGTAAAAGATGGCGTCCCAACTTTGGCAGCAAATTTTACCACAGCACAAGATG TACCAGATCATCCGCCAACAAACGTGACCGCGTTCAATACCAGTTCCACGAGTATTAACGTCACCTGGCAGCCCATCCCTCCAGATCATACGCATGGGATTATCCTGACGTATCAAGTTAAATACTGGAGACATGATAAACCAAATGATAACGTTTCCAATGTCACAGTAAACAGTACAGAACTACAAGTGGAACTGAAAGGATTGGGAAAGTACAAAGAATATTCAATTCAAGTCGCTGGATCAACGGTGGTTGGTTTGGGGAATTACTCGGAAGCTGTTTTTGTGCGAACTGAACAAGACG TCCCAGATGAGCCGCCAGTCAACATCAGAGCAAAAGGAATAGAACCCACTTCATTAAAAGTCCATTGGTCTCCTGTGCCTTACGAAACCATTAATGGAATTGGCATCGGTTACAAGCTCATCCTTATCCACATAAATGGAACCATTCTAAGAAATTTCACATTAAATATCTCAGCCCTCACGATAGACATCACCGATTTAGAAATATGGACGAATTACACCATAAAGATGACAGCTTTCACTGTCATGGGAGATGGCCCTTGGAGTGATTTTATAAAAGAAGATACAGATGAAGAAGGTAAACCAGCAGCTCATCATTTAAATCAGGCTTAA